In one Lolium rigidum isolate FL_2022 chromosome 3, APGP_CSIRO_Lrig_0.1, whole genome shotgun sequence genomic region, the following are encoded:
- the LOC124700776 gene encoding probable carboxylesterase 15 produces the protein MASFPPPHVVEDVPGILQFFSDGSVIRAEYTYPHPPLTPPPGQPVVQWKDIVYDASHDVCKLRVYKPQAASSSSGEKLPVIVYYHGGGYIMGSFEMPCFHDCCLRLAGELPAVVISADYRLAPEHPLPAGLDDAATVLRWVRDQAVAVAEELPDADPWLAELADFGRVFVAGDSAGGGVVHHTAVRLASGLLGRLDPVRVLGHVLLFPLFGGVERTKSELELPPGPFISLPVIDKGWRILLPPGSTRDHPFSNPFGPESPAMDGLPLPPMLVVIAEYDLLCDRAADYAARLKAMGKSVELVKFDGQDHGFFSVEPYGDAGTEVVRLMKRFVYDNGGDAAAVSN, from the coding sequence ATGGCGTCCTTCCCGCCGCCGCACGTCGTGGAGGATGTGCCCGGAATACTCCAGTTCTTCAGCGACGGCTCCGTGATCCGCGCCGAGTACACCTACCCGCACCCGCCCCTGACGCCGCCGCCCGGCCAGCCCGTCGTCCAGTGGAAGGACATCGTGTACGACGCCAGCCACGACGTCTGCAAGCTCCGCGTGTACAAGCCACAggcggcctcctcctcttccGGGGAGAAGCTCCCGGTGATCGTCTACTACCACGGAGGTGGGTATATCATGGGCAGCTTCGAGATGCCCTGCTTCCACGACTGCTGcctccgcctcgccggcgagctcccGGCCGTCGTCATCTCCGCCGACTACCGCCTCGCCCCCGAGCACCCCCTCCCCGCGGGCCTCGACGACGCGGCCACCGTCCTGCGCTGGGTCCGCGACCAGGCGGTCGCGGTTGCCGAGGAGCTACCGGACGCGGACCCCTGGCTCGCGGAGTTGGCTGACTTCGGCCGGGtgttcgtcgccggcgactctgcCGGCGGTGGCGTCGTCCACCACACGGCCGTCCGCCTCGCCTCGGGCCTGCTCGGCCGCCTCGACCCCGTGCGCGTCCTGGGGCACGTGCTGCTCTTCCCGCTGTTCGGCGGGGTGGAGAGAACGAAGTCGGAGCTGGAGCTCCCGCCGGGACCGTTCATTTCGCTGCCGGTCATCGACAAGGGATGGCGCATTCTGCTGCCGCCGGGATCCACGAGGGACCACCCGTTCTCCAACCCGTTCGGGCCGGAGAGCCCGGCGATGGACGGCctcccgctgccgccgatgctcGTGGTGATCGCCGAGTACGACCTGCTCTGCGACCGCGCCGCCGACTACGCCGCGAGGCTCAAGGCGATGGGTAAGTCGGTGGAGCTCGTCAAGTTCGACGGGCAGGACCACGGGTTCTTCTCCGTCGAGCCGTACGGCGACGCCGGGACCGAGGTGGTCCGCCTCATGAAACGCTTTGTCTACGACAACGgcggcgacgccgccgccgtctccaacTGA